Within the Vicinamibacteria bacterium genome, the region GTGCATGACGCCGACCGAGAGCCCGGGGATGTGCTTCTCCCTCACGACGCGTGCAAGCTCGGCGTCGAGCGAGGCGAGGTCCAGCGGCTGCGCGGACGGCTCGACGGGCCGGACGAGAAGGGTGAGAGCGGTGAGGACGGCAATCGCTGACGGTTTCATGGATTTTCCTCAGGAGGAGATTCTATTTCATCCGCTCGAACGGTCGAGGGAACGTCGAGCCACCTTGGAGGAACACAACGCGACGACGTTACGTCGGTGGCGAAACCGTGGGCAACCCAGCTCTACGCGCCGAGCTGCGACACGGACGGCGCGCTTCGCGGTTTCCTAGGCAGGAGGGACGACGAGCGGGTACTGGTCGTTCCGGGCAAGCGCGACGGGAAAGCGAGTATCCGCGATCGCCTTCACGATCTCGAGAACCCTTTTCTGCTCGAAAGGTCCTTGGGCCCCGAGACGCTCCCGGCGAGACGCATGTACGGTCGGCTGTCACCGTTTGCCTTGGCTTTCTCCAACTGGTCGCGCACGATTTGGCCCCGACAAACGCCCATCCGCTTCGCCGTGTCCTTCAGCCAATCCGCAAGCGCCTTGGTAAGACGTTCTGTTATAGCGTGACTCATACGTCAATATCTCAAACGTTGACTCACGCAGGCAAGAATCTCAGTTCCCGGAGCTCCGGGCTGTCTTCTCTGCTCACGGCAAGGTGAACAACGTAATGAAGCGCGGCCTCAAGGGACAGAAAGCCTCGGTCACGGCGGTGGTGCTGGTAAGTCTGCCTTTGTCTCCGAAATCTCTCTCACCGCTCCAGAAACGCGCGGATGATCTCCTGAACGCGCTCTCCCTCACACAAGAGAACGACATGCCCGCAGTCGCTCTCGAGAGCGATCGAGCCCTGCCCGAGAAGCTCCGCGAATTCGAGAGCCGGTCCCGGTGTCACCATGTGGTCGGAGAGGGCAACGACATTGAGAACCTCCGCCTCGACGGACTCGGCCGCTTTCACCATCGATTCCTTCGCGGAGAGCCTAGCAGAACGGCTCGCGCGGCCTCAATGTGCGGGAGCCCTAATTTCCCACGAGCGAGAAAATTCTGCGGTGGGCGCGAACCGCGGTTGAGCAGACGGGATTCGACCGGTTGTCCCACGTGGGACGTCGCGATTTGTCCCACCTGGAACATCGGGGCTCGAAGTCGAGCTGCCATCGCGGAAGATGCAGCTGCGGTATCATTCATGAGAGTCTTCGTTGTGGCGGAACGTTCGCAGGACTGGTTTCGGCAAGCCGAAGCGGATCTGCGACACGCGAGGAACGCCCTCGACGACGGCGACTTCGAATGGGCTGCATTCGCCTCCCACCAGGCTGCGGAAAAAGCAATCAAAGCAGTTTTTCAGAAGCTCCATCTGGATGCATGGGGCCATGTGCTCAGCCTACTGTTGGCCGAGCT harbors:
- a CDS encoding HEPN domain-containing protein: MRVFVVAERSQDWFRQAEADLRHARNALDDGDFEWAAFASHQAAEKAIKAVFQKLHLDAWGHVLSLLLAELPADVRVAESLIDRAKELDKHYIPTRYPNGFERGAPVDFYTRKEAEQAIANAEALLEFCRHQISR